In one Lolium rigidum isolate FL_2022 chromosome 3, APGP_CSIRO_Lrig_0.1, whole genome shotgun sequence genomic region, the following are encoded:
- the LOC124703286 gene encoding root phototropism protein 2-like, which translates to MQASSSSNPGSASMERTSQWVSSQDVPTDLVVRVAGAAFPLHKAVMVPKCGYIRKAVAEAARAAAPVTEIQLDGLPGGADAFEKAARYCYGANFEISARNAAALLCAAAFLDMQPADGGLARRVEEFLAQSGLRSLPSAVAVLRSCEGPLLTAAEELGVARRAADAAALRICNEVLFPTRSPPEWWASELAALSPASFHRVVTALRCRRAGPEVLVAASTAYAELVLGANADGAFLETVVAVLPSADDAPLPAEFLCRLLHAAVTAGACTKTCRDLEQRVAAVLDQATAGDLLTVAFDSAGEHATNTDTLRRVIAAFVERESGVGRNRRASLSGAAVALGAGALQKVAKTVDEVAAEIATEESLPISKFVGVAGAVPKEARATHDCLYRAVDIYLKAHPSLDEIEREKVCSVMDTLKLSYTARLHASQNKRLPLQAVLSALYYDQLKLRSNSASIGHDDEEARSEAGSARMQAKADAALARENEALRSELAMMRAHMSSGSGVQRSKGSGSRSAATALAAGKKVSFFGSMSRTLSRLNPFRAGGGWSKDTSSIHERTGGSMHAVKPKRRRFSIS; encoded by the exons ATGCAAGCTTCTTCCAGCTCCAACCCCGGCTCTGCTTCCATGGAGAGGACCAGCCAGTG GGTGTCGTCGCAGGACGTACCGACGGATCTCGTCGTCCGGGTCGCCGGTGCCGCCTTTCCTCTTCATAAG GCGGTGATGGTGCCCAAGTGCGGCTACATCCGCAAGGCCGTGGCGGAGGCCGCGCGCGCGGCGGCTCCCGTCACCGAGATCCAGCTCGACGGGCTGCCGGGCGGCGCCGACGCCTTCGAGAAGGCCGCGCGCTACTGCTACGGCGCCAACTTCGAGATATCCGCGCGCAACGCAGCCGCGCTCCTCTGCGCCGCCGCGTTCCTCGACATGCAGCCCGCCGACGGCGGCCTCGCGCGCCGCGTGGAGGAGTTCCTCGCGCAGTCGGGGCTCCGCTCTCTGCCCAGCGCCGTCGCCGTGCTGCGCTCCTGCGAGGGCCCGCTCCTCACGGCCGCCGAGGAGCTCGGCGTCGCGCGACGAGCTGCAGACGCCGCCGCGCTGAGGATCTGCAACGAGGTGCTCTTCCCGACGAGGTCGCCGCCCGAGTGGTGGGCGTCCGAGCTAGCGGCCCTCTCGCCAGCGTCTTTCCACAGGGTAGTCACGGCGCTTCGCTGCCGACGCGCCGGCCCCGAGGTGCTCGTCGCTGCGTCCACCGCCTACGCGGAGCTTGTTCTGGGCGCCAACGCTGACGGCGCGTTTCTTGAGACCGTCGTGGCCGTGCTCCCTTCTGCGGACGACGCGCCCCTTCCGGCGGAGTTCCTCTGCCGGCTCCTCCACGCCGCCGTCACCGCGGGGGCCTGCACCAAGACGTGCCGCGACCTGGAGCAGCGCGTCGCGGCCGTACTAGACCAGGCCACGGCAGGAGACCTGCTCACCGTCGCGTTCGACAGCGCCGGGGAGCACGCCACCAACACCGACACCCTCCGGCGCGTCATCGCCGCGTTCGTGGAGCGCGAGTCTGGCGTCGGGCGGAACAGGAGGGCGTCGCTGTCGGGAGCGGCGGTGGCGCTGGGCGCAGGGGCGCTGCAGAAGGTGGCCAAGACGgtggacgaggtggcggcggagatCGCGACGGAGGAGTCGCTGCCAATCTCCAAGTTCGTGGGCGTGGCCGGCGCGGTGCCCAAGGAGGCGCGCGCGACCCACGACTGCCTGTACCGCGCCGTGGACATCTACCTGAAGGCGCACCCGTCGCTGGACGAGATCGAGCGGGAGAAGGTGTGCAGCGTCATGGACACCCTCAAGCTCTCCTACACGGCGCGCCTGCACGCCTCCCAGAACAAGCGCCTCCCGCTCCAGGCCGTGCTCAGCGCGCTGTACTACGACCAGCTGAAGCTCCGCAGCAACAGCGCCAGCATCGGccacgacgacgaggaggcgagGTCGGAGGCCGGGTCGGCGCGCATGCAGGCCAAGGCGGACGCGGCGCTGGCGCGGGAGAACGAGGCGCTGCGGTCGGAGCTGGCAATGATGCGGGCGCACATGTCGTCCGGCTCCGGCGTGCAGCGCAGCAAGGGGAGCGGGTCGAGGTCGGCGGCGACGGCCCTGGCGGCAGGGAAGAAAGTAAGCTTCTTCGGGTCCATGTCGCGCACGCTGAGCCGGCTGAACCCGTTCAGGGCCGGCGGCGGGTGGTCCAAGGACACGTCCAGCATCCATGAAAGAACGGGCGGCTCCATGCATGCGGTCAAGCCCAAGAGGAGGAGGTTCTCCATTAGCTAA